One genomic region from Rhodothermales bacterium encodes:
- a CDS encoding YceI family protein — MSTATQTDLQTFVIDGSHSRFGFSVRHLGFSKVRGSFESFEGTIRMEGDDLSTLQASAKVQTASVDTHEEKRDGHLRSEDFFHVEEHPVMTFESTDVRDVKGNQFTLVGDLTIRGVTKQVEFDAEFLGSGKDPWGNLKLAFEAATKINRKDFGLNWNAVLETGGFLVSEDVEITLEIQAAPAQDAA, encoded by the coding sequence ATGAGTACAGCAACACAGACCGATCTTCAGACCTTCGTCATTGACGGATCCCATTCCCGTTTCGGATTCAGCGTCCGACACCTCGGGTTCAGCAAGGTGCGGGGCAGCTTCGAATCCTTTGAGGGAACCATCCGCATGGAGGGAGACGACCTTTCGACGCTCCAGGCAAGTGCCAAGGTGCAGACGGCTTCCGTCGATACGCACGAAGAGAAGCGGGATGGGCATCTTCGCTCTGAAGACTTCTTCCACGTCGAAGAACACCCGGTCATGACCTTCGAAAGCACGGATGTCCGTGATGTCAAGGGCAACCAGTTCACCCTGGTCGGTGACCTGACCATCCGTGGCGTCACCAAGCAGGTCGAATTCGACGCCGAATTCCTGGGATCCGGCAAGGACCCGTGGGGCAATCTGAAGCTCGCGTTCGAAGCAGCCACCAAGATCAACCGCAAGGACTTCGGCCTGAACTGGAACGCTGTTCTGGAAACCGGCGGCTTCCTCGTCAGTGAAGACGTGGAAATCACCCTGGAAATCCAGGCAGCCCCGGCTCAGGACGCCGCCTGA
- a CDS encoding alpha/beta fold hydrolase — MDYEIKTAQGYTYAEAGAGNDGTPVLLLHGMMGDISNWEATIPAVARAGYRIVCPILPVYSMPLRQANLEGLVEFVKDFTSKFGLERAVVTGNSMGGHLAVLYALAYPERVAGLVLTGASGIFEVEMSSSIMRRKDREYLRPRVAKTFFDPSHVTEELLDDVIDIINDREKAVRLIRFARSVEKRSIRDDLGDIQAPTLLVWGKQDEITPPDVARMFHEGISDSELHFVDRCGHVPMQEQPDVFNRHMIDFLSRIAHAPSTAKAS, encoded by the coding sequence ATGGATTACGAGATCAAGACGGCTCAGGGATACACCTACGCGGAGGCGGGTGCCGGGAACGACGGCACGCCGGTTCTGCTCCTGCACGGTATGATGGGGGACATCAGTAACTGGGAAGCCACCATTCCGGCCGTGGCGCGTGCCGGTTACCGGATAGTCTGCCCCATCCTGCCCGTTTATTCCATGCCCCTCCGCCAGGCCAACCTGGAAGGCCTCGTGGAATTCGTCAAGGACTTCACCTCGAAGTTCGGCCTGGAACGTGCCGTCGTTACGGGCAACTCCATGGGCGGTCACCTGGCCGTACTCTATGCGCTGGCCTACCCGGAGCGGGTGGCAGGACTCGTCCTGACGGGTGCATCGGGTATTTTCGAGGTGGAAATGTCGTCGTCCATCATGCGTCGCAAGGACCGGGAATACCTGCGGCCCCGCGTGGCCAAGACGTTCTTCGATCCGTCGCACGTCACCGAGGAACTCCTGGACGACGTCATTGACATCATCAATGACCGGGAAAAGGCCGTCCGCCTCATCCGGTTCGCCCGATCGGTCGAAAAGCGCTCCATCCGGGATGATCTCGGAGACATCCAGGCGCCTACCCTCCTGGTCTGGGGCAAGCAGGACGAAATCACGCCGCCCGACGTGGCGCGCATGTTCCACGAGGGCATTTCAGACTCCGAACTGCATTTCGTGGACAGGTGTGGACACGTCCCCATGCAGGAACAGCCGGACGTCTTCAACCGGCACATGATCGACTTCCTGTCCCGGATTGCGCACGCCCCGTCCACGGCGAAGGCCAGTTGA
- a CDS encoding alpha/beta fold hydrolase: protein MTATSNHRSPLTNGPHQGQPVARAGVTPKEADAAVILVHGRGASAGSMLEFAREFTADRIVYVAPQAAGHTWYPHSFLAPIEQNEPGLSSGLAVIGHIVEALEQDGIPTEQIILLGFSQGACLAGEFAARNARRYGGVVMLSGGLIGQGGEAPFEYAPTSGQPLDGTPVFLGCSDIDAHIPLERVQASTQVFNALGADVTERIYPGMGHTVNMDEIAFVRTLLGSLQ from the coding sequence ATGACAGCAACCTCGAACCATCGTTCACCCCTCACCAATGGCCCCCATCAAGGCCAGCCCGTGGCGCGGGCGGGCGTGACGCCCAAGGAGGCCGACGCCGCCGTCATCCTGGTCCACGGTCGCGGCGCATCGGCTGGCAGCATGCTGGAATTTGCCCGGGAGTTCACCGCTGATCGCATCGTCTATGTCGCTCCGCAAGCGGCGGGTCACACCTGGTATCCGCACAGTTTCCTGGCGCCCATCGAACAGAATGAGCCCGGGTTGTCGTCCGGTCTTGCGGTCATCGGCCATATCGTCGAAGCGCTCGAACAGGACGGTATCCCGACCGAACAGATCATTCTGCTCGGGTTTTCGCAGGGGGCGTGTCTGGCCGGTGAATTCGCGGCCCGGAATGCCCGCCGCTACGGCGGCGTGGTCATGCTGAGCGGCGGCCTCATCGGGCAGGGCGGTGAGGCTCCATTCGAATACGCCCCTACATCCGGCCAACCGCTGGACGGCACCCCCGTTTTCCTGGGCTGTTCCGACATCGATGCCCATATTCCGCTCGAGCGGGTGCAGGCATCGACGCAGGTGTTCAACGCGCTCGGCGCCGACGTCACGGAACGGATCTATCCCGGCATGGGACACACCGTCAACATGGACGAGATCGCGTTCGTCCGTACCTTGCTGGGCTCCCTCCAATAG
- a CDS encoding YtxH domain-containing protein, which produces MKNDSWTRSARSGLWGVLIGGAAGFALGLIFAPEEGKRLRRKLAYQLDHLGEQVASFVEKALDEDLASQARAEGDALIKDAKEKADKIRTDIDALLGEMRQQHSDS; this is translated from the coding sequence ATGAAAAACGATTCCTGGACCCGTTCTGCCCGCAGTGGTCTTTGGGGTGTGTTGATTGGTGGGGCAGCCGGATTTGCGTTGGGCCTGATCTTCGCACCTGAAGAAGGCAAGCGGCTCCGCCGCAAGCTCGCCTACCAGCTGGACCACCTCGGGGAGCAGGTCGCGTCCTTCGTGGAGAAAGCGCTGGATGAGGACTTGGCCAGCCAGGCCCGTGCCGAAGGCGATGCCCTCATCAAGGATGCGAAGGAAAAGGCCGACAAGATCCGTACGGATATCGATGCGCTCCTGGGCGAAATGCGCCAGCAGCACTCCGATTCCTGA
- a CDS encoding Fic family protein, with protein MYSGLIDEVGRYRHGGVGVMAGEQVVHMAPPADQVPRLMSDLLGWLAATDAHPLIVSSVFHYEFEFVHPFADGLIEMTIPDKPNSRLHKYRLTDKGLQWQSLQRE; from the coding sequence TTGTATTCCGGTCTGATCGACGAGGTGGGACGGTACAGGCACGGCGGAGTAGGGGTGATGGCGGGTGAGCAGGTGGTCCACATGGCCCCGCCCGCCGACCAGGTTCCGCGGCTCATGAGCGACCTGCTGGGTTGGCTGGCCGCTACCGACGCTCATCCGCTTATCGTCAGCTCGGTCTTCCACTATGAGTTCGAATTCGTCCACCCTTTTGCCGACGGTCTGATTGAGATGACCATCCCCGACAAGCCCAATAGCCGATTGCATAAATACCGCCTGACCGACAAAGGGCTCCAGTGGCAGTCGCTGCAGCGCGAGTAA
- a CDS encoding ring-cleaving dioxygenase, translating to MNPIQGIHHVTAISGPAQQSVDFHAGVLGLRLVKRTVNFDDPGTYHLYFGNREGSPGSILTFFPWAGAPRGRSGRGQTAETSFAIPDHAISAWQTRFREKGVDYDEPTTRFGQPVVPFRDPDGLVLALVAVPSSDTDDIIGFHGVALDSVAPDETARVLVDVFGYRQVGSENGRTRFHAANNSHTKTDEGSLGAVVDIVGSDVRATQGVGTVHHVAFRARNDEEQLEWQDRIRAAGLHVTDVKDRNYFRSIYFREPGGILFEIATDPPGFTADEPLASLGMDLKLPEWLEPHRTHIEAQLPPLTLPAS from the coding sequence ATGAATCCCATCCAAGGCATCCACCATGTGACGGCCATCTCCGGGCCGGCCCAGCAAAGCGTTGATTTCCATGCGGGCGTACTCGGCCTGAGGCTGGTAAAGCGGACCGTGAATTTCGACGATCCGGGCACGTATCACCTCTATTTCGGGAATCGGGAGGGCAGCCCGGGCTCCATCCTGACGTTCTTCCCGTGGGCCGGTGCGCCCCGTGGACGATCCGGACGGGGACAGACCGCCGAAACATCGTTTGCCATTCCCGATCACGCAATCTCCGCGTGGCAGACCCGATTCCGGGAAAAGGGCGTCGATTACGATGAACCGACCACCCGCTTCGGCCAGCCCGTCGTGCCGTTCCGCGACCCGGACGGATTGGTATTGGCGTTGGTGGCCGTGCCGTCTTCCGATACGGACGACATCATCGGATTCCATGGTGTCGCCCTCGATTCCGTCGCACCGGACGAAACCGCCCGTGTGCTGGTCGACGTCTTCGGTTATCGCCAGGTGGGCAGCGAAAACGGACGCACACGGTTCCACGCCGCCAACAACAGCCACACCAAGACCGACGAGGGTTCCCTGGGCGCCGTCGTGGACATCGTGGGTTCTGACGTCCGTGCCACGCAAGGCGTCGGGACGGTGCACCATGTGGCCTTCCGGGCCCGCAACGACGAGGAACAACTCGAATGGCAGGACCGGATCCGAGCGGCGGGACTGCATGTGACCGACGTCAAGGACCGCAACTATTTCCGCTCCATCTACTTCCGGGAGCCCGGCGGCATACTGTTCGAGATCGCTACCGATCCGCCCGGATTCACCGCAGACGAGCCGTTGGCCTCGCTCGGCATGGATCTCAAACTTCCGGAATGGCTGGAGCCGCACCGGACGCACATCGAAGCCCAACTGCCGCCGTTGACCCTCCCTGCATCATGA
- a CDS encoding ABC transporter permease, translating to MTRRTHPPDSAIRFLDWYCRGDVYEEIRGDLDESFVQNIQRMGVFRARCIYWKEVLLFMRAHSLRARRRQPMERTAMILNHLVTSGRSIRREKGISALNLSGLAVGMAVALLLALYVQDELAYDQYHEDSHRIFRVNGEYDADGFHGIAKINGPWGIRGAQEVPAVEAVARFSPFGSTFAEVDGERLPIVGTLFADSTVFDVFTWPFLAGDERTALRAPGSVVLTRSLAEQLFGGPDVMGREVVLGGGDLYRVTGVMEDVPRTSHFRFPMLVSMASYTDERHDDWWRWNQYYTYVKLAPGADPAVTGAAMSDVVAANIPAEATIDGAGVWLQPLTDIWLRSNQFREMYPTGDAKRVWTLGLLGLLVLVVAALNFVNLVTARASQRSHEVGVRKSLGADSWGVISRFLTESMVLAVLGGMLAIGLALAVVPEFNALTGKAFMWQDFLGGQALGWLALFILGIGLVAGWYPALVQSRFTPGVAMRGDGPKGGSRGGSNRLRHILVVFQFAVSAALLMLAGIVDDQMQYVEEVPLGFEQDNRVAIPLQDASMQSRLEDIRRAILDVPGVSGVTMSGNRPGGSDWGIPAEVPGVPAEQMPSIRMLVGDWDFPVVYGLELREGRFFDRAFGTDRASAVLVNEEFVRQMDWDEPIGKAVLMPAVGRSLEVVGVVKDFHFRSLHERISPVMLFMAPDAWYSQMTVALTGNASQGTIDALAEVYVRFDPVNPFRSVFLDEQFDALYVAERRAATLVTYGTWLALLVACLGLIGLALFAAQRRRREIGIRKVVGASEWNLVMLLSRSMAGLVLLALGLALPVAWWLGARWLDGFAYATHVQPTTLMAGGLLVFGLAIGTTAVLSWRASRMDPVVTLRTE from the coding sequence ATGACGCGCAGAACGCATCCGCCGGACTCGGCCATCCGGTTCCTGGACTGGTATTGCCGGGGAGACGTGTACGAGGAGATCCGCGGGGATCTTGACGAATCGTTTGTCCAGAATATCCAGCGTATGGGCGTGTTCAGGGCGCGGTGCATCTACTGGAAAGAAGTCCTTCTATTCATGCGGGCGCATTCGCTGCGGGCGCGGCGCCGTCAACCCATGGAGCGAACAGCCATGATCCTGAACCATCTTGTCACCTCTGGACGGTCCATCCGACGCGAGAAGGGCATTTCCGCCTTGAATCTGTCGGGCCTTGCCGTCGGAATGGCGGTAGCACTGTTGCTCGCCCTGTATGTACAGGATGAACTGGCGTACGATCAATACCATGAGGACAGCCATCGGATATTCCGGGTCAATGGCGAATACGACGCCGATGGGTTCCATGGCATTGCCAAGATCAACGGCCCGTGGGGCATCCGTGGTGCCCAGGAGGTTCCGGCCGTCGAGGCTGTCGCACGGTTTTCCCCATTCGGCTCCACGTTTGCCGAGGTCGACGGGGAACGACTGCCCATCGTCGGGACGCTGTTCGCGGACTCAACGGTTTTCGATGTGTTCACCTGGCCCTTCCTTGCCGGCGACGAGCGGACCGCGTTGCGGGCCCCCGGCAGCGTGGTCCTTACACGGAGCCTGGCCGAGCAGCTGTTCGGTGGTCCGGATGTCATGGGTCGGGAAGTCGTGCTCGGCGGTGGTGACCTGTACCGGGTGACGGGTGTCATGGAGGACGTTCCGAGGACGTCGCATTTCAGGTTTCCCATGCTGGTTTCCATGGCCAGCTACACGGACGAGCGGCACGATGACTGGTGGCGGTGGAATCAGTACTACACGTATGTGAAACTTGCGCCCGGCGCGGATCCGGCGGTGACGGGTGCGGCCATGTCGGACGTCGTCGCGGCCAATATCCCGGCGGAAGCGACTATTGACGGCGCCGGTGTCTGGCTTCAGCCGCTGACGGACATCTGGCTGCGGAGCAATCAGTTCCGGGAAATGTATCCGACGGGCGACGCGAAACGGGTCTGGACGCTGGGGCTCCTGGGCCTGCTCGTGCTTGTCGTGGCGGCACTCAATTTCGTGAATCTGGTCACGGCGCGGGCCTCCCAGCGATCGCACGAAGTCGGGGTGCGCAAGAGCCTCGGGGCCGATTCGTGGGGCGTGATATCCCGCTTCCTGACGGAGTCCATGGTGTTGGCCGTTCTCGGCGGCATGTTGGCCATCGGACTGGCGTTGGCTGTCGTCCCCGAGTTCAACGCGTTGACCGGGAAGGCTTTCATGTGGCAGGACTTCCTGGGAGGTCAGGCGCTGGGTTGGCTGGCATTGTTCATTCTGGGGATCGGGTTGGTGGCCGGATGGTACCCGGCGCTCGTCCAATCCCGGTTCACGCCCGGTGTGGCCATGCGCGGCGACGGTCCAAAGGGCGGGTCAAGGGGCGGATCCAACCGGCTCCGACACATCCTGGTCGTGTTCCAATTTGCGGTATCGGCTGCACTTCTCATGTTGGCGGGTATCGTAGACGATCAAATGCAGTATGTGGAGGAGGTCCCGCTGGGCTTTGAGCAAGACAACCGGGTTGCCATCCCTTTGCAGGATGCATCCATGCAGTCCCGGCTGGAAGACATCCGACGGGCCATTCTGGATGTACCGGGTGTTTCGGGCGTGACGATGTCAGGCAACCGTCCAGGCGGCAGCGATTGGGGCATTCCGGCAGAAGTGCCGGGCGTTCCCGCTGAGCAAATGCCCTCCATCCGCATGCTGGTGGGAGACTGGGACTTCCCGGTCGTATACGGCCTTGAATTGAGAGAGGGTCGATTTTTCGACCGGGCGTTCGGGACCGACCGGGCGTCCGCAGTCCTTGTGAACGAGGAATTCGTGCGCCAGATGGATTGGGATGAGCCGATTGGCAAAGCAGTATTGATGCCGGCGGTCGGTCGATCCCTGGAGGTCGTCGGTGTCGTGAAGGATTTCCATTTCCGTTCCTTGCACGAGCGGATTTCACCGGTCATGCTGTTCATGGCGCCGGACGCCTGGTACTCCCAGATGACCGTGGCGCTGACCGGGAATGCATCGCAGGGTACGATCGATGCACTGGCAGAGGTGTACGTCCGCTTCGACCCGGTAAATCCGTTCCGTTCGGTTTTCCTGGACGAGCAATTCGATGCGCTCTACGTGGCCGAGCGACGCGCCGCAACATTGGTCACGTACGGAACGTGGCTGGCCCTGCTTGTGGCCTGCCTGGGTCTGATTGGCCTGGCGTTGTTCGCGGCCCAGCGCCGCCGGCGGGAAATCGGAATCCGCAAGGTAGTGGGCGCGTCGGAGTGGAACTTGGTCATGCTCCTGAGCCGCAGCATGGCCGGACTCGTGCTCCTGGCACTCGGATTGGCGCTGCCCGTTGCCTGGTGGCTCGGGGCGCGCTGGCTGGACGGGTTCGCCTATGCGACCCACGTCCAGCCAACCACCCTGATGGCAGGAGGCCTGCTGGTATTCGGTCTGGCCATCGGTACGACGGCCGTCCTGTCCTGGCGTGCGAGCCGGATGGATCCGGTGGTCACCCTGCGGACGGAATAG
- a CDS encoding PadR family transcriptional regulator: MRRPVRGSRLGEFEELVLMAVAALDGQGYGLTVQQLLADEVGRSVSLGAIHATLYRLEDKGFLESGMQGATEERGGRRKRMFRVTGAALEALREAQEARNSLLARMPDGLRPGVSS; the protein is encoded by the coding sequence ATGAGGCGACCTGTGCGTGGATCGAGACTGGGTGAGTTCGAAGAGCTGGTGCTCATGGCCGTTGCGGCCCTGGATGGCCAGGGCTATGGTCTGACGGTCCAACAGCTGCTGGCGGACGAAGTCGGCAGGAGTGTGTCCTTGGGGGCCATCCACGCCACGCTGTACCGGTTGGAAGACAAGGGATTCCTGGAGTCGGGCATGCAAGGGGCCACCGAGGAGCGGGGCGGGCGCCGAAAGCGCATGTTCAGGGTGACCGGTGCGGCCTTGGAGGCCTTGCGGGAAGCGCAGGAGGCGCGGAATTCGTTGCTGGCCCGCATGCCGGACGGATTGCGTCCCGGAGTGTCATCATGA
- a CDS encoding calcium/sodium antiporter: MTLFLAVTAVLVGLAVLIWSADKFVDGASDVARHFHVSPLVIGMIIIGFGTSAPEMVVSLFASIDGNPGIALGNAYGSNIANLGLILGITALLSPIAVQSRIVRQELPILTAVTLVAAWIVWDATITRVDALLLLALFGALLAWSFRKSAETTDALQEEMDVHADVGVRTATIQLVVGLLLLIVSSRALVWGSVEIAGWFGVSDLVIGLTVVAIGTSLPELASSVAAARKGKHDMAIGNVIGSNLFNTLVVVGLAGLVAPFDVPDGVLTRDVAVMGAMTVGVMIFGAGLRRPGRINRWEGATLVATWIVYSVYLVFTA; this comes from the coding sequence ATGACTCTTTTCCTGGCGGTGACCGCCGTGCTCGTCGGCCTCGCCGTACTCATCTGGAGCGCCGACAAGTTCGTGGACGGCGCGAGTGACGTGGCGCGGCATTTCCACGTATCGCCCCTCGTCATCGGCATGATCATCATCGGATTCGGCACGTCCGCACCCGAGATGGTCGTGTCCCTGTTCGCATCCATTGACGGCAACCCCGGGATCGCGCTGGGTAACGCCTATGGGTCAAATATTGCGAATCTGGGCCTGATCCTCGGTATCACCGCGCTCCTGAGTCCCATCGCCGTGCAATCCAGGATCGTTCGGCAGGAATTGCCCATCCTCACCGCCGTGACGCTCGTCGCGGCGTGGATTGTGTGGGATGCGACGATTACGCGTGTGGATGCGCTCCTGCTGCTGGCGCTGTTCGGGGCACTGCTCGCGTGGAGCTTCCGCAAGTCGGCCGAGACCACCGATGCGCTCCAGGAGGAAATGGACGTTCATGCCGACGTCGGCGTTCGGACCGCCACCATCCAGTTGGTGGTGGGCCTGCTGCTGCTCATTGTCTCCTCCCGGGCCCTGGTCTGGGGATCGGTTGAGATCGCCGGTTGGTTCGGCGTGAGTGATCTGGTCATCGGACTCACGGTCGTGGCTATCGGCACGTCGCTGCCTGAGCTGGCATCCAGTGTGGCGGCGGCCCGGAAGGGCAAACACGACATGGCCATCGGGAATGTCATCGGATCCAACCTGTTCAACACGCTGGTGGTGGTCGGACTGGCTGGCCTGGTGGCTCCGTTTGACGTTCCGGACGGGGTCTTGACGCGCGACGTGGCTGTCATGGGCGCCATGACGGTCGGAGTCATGATTTTCGGCGCGGGCCTGCGCCGCCCCGGACGGATAAACCGTTGGGAAGGGGCGACGCTGGTCGCGACGTGGATCGTGTATTCGGTCTACCTGGTCTTTACGGCCTGA
- the yaaA gene encoding peroxide stress protein YaaA — protein sequence MPNFSILLPPAEGKQEGGNPFAPDMFDYRSSSTFNYFKSLNPQRRELITALQGVLDGPEDELETLFGVKGTALEQAIAVNRNILKAPLISALDRYSPGVMYQAMDFPGLPTGAQRRLLEEGIIFSGLFGVLRPDDLIPNYKLRMDATLPGIGKVSSYWRGAMSAVVNEAVSGKFVWNFLPGIHQDAWTDEHTYAAMVQVRFVRKKGGDLTPVTHGVKPLRGKLVNYIVRETIENLEPLLEWKHPDGYVIDEKLSAYDEETKIHDLVMVRKG from the coding sequence ATGCCCAATTTTTCCATTCTGCTTCCCCCTGCTGAAGGCAAGCAGGAAGGCGGCAATCCCTTCGCTCCGGACATGTTCGACTATCGTTCGTCGAGCACGTTCAATTATTTCAAATCGCTGAATCCACAGCGGCGGGAACTGATTACGGCGCTTCAGGGCGTACTGGACGGTCCCGAAGACGAACTCGAGACGCTGTTCGGCGTCAAGGGAACGGCCCTGGAGCAGGCCATTGCGGTCAACCGCAATATCCTCAAGGCCCCCCTGATATCCGCCCTCGACCGGTACAGCCCCGGCGTGATGTATCAGGCCATGGACTTCCCGGGCCTTCCGACCGGTGCCCAACGGCGACTCCTCGAAGAGGGCATCATCTTCTCCGGATTGTTTGGCGTCCTGCGTCCGGATGACCTCATCCCGAACTACAAATTGCGCATGGATGCGACGCTGCCGGGCATAGGCAAGGTATCGTCGTACTGGCGCGGGGCCATGTCCGCCGTGGTGAACGAGGCGGTCAGCGGCAAATTCGTATGGAATTTCCTGCCGGGTATCCACCAGGACGCATGGACGGACGAGCACACCTACGCCGCCATGGTCCAGGTCCGCTTCGTCCGCAAGAAGGGCGGCGACCTGACCCCGGTCACGCATGGCGTGAAGCCCCTGCGCGGCAAGCTGGTCAACTACATCGTGCGCGAAACCATCGAGAATCTGGAGCCGCTCCTGGAATGGAAGCATCCGGACGGGTATGTGATCGACGAGAAGCTGTCTGCCTACGACGAGGAAACGAAAATCCACGACCTCGTCATGGTCCGCAAGGGCTGA
- a CDS encoding MarR family transcriptional regulator encodes MPNTLSHTNPDTARALKLWVVMNRASATVAKALRGQVEAHGLGLTEFGVLEVLLHKGALPISAIGGNILLTSGSMTYVIDKLEKRGWIARRACGEDRRVTYIDLTPEGRSVIEPVFDEHAGFLQDLFTGLNAQEQETATSLLRRLGLYVRDRESVVAV; translated from the coding sequence GTGCCCAACACCCTTTCCCATACCAACCCCGACACGGCCCGGGCCCTCAAGCTCTGGGTCGTCATGAACCGGGCCTCGGCCACGGTCGCGAAGGCCCTTCGCGGCCAGGTGGAAGCGCACGGATTGGGGCTTACGGAATTCGGTGTGCTGGAAGTGCTGCTCCACAAGGGAGCCCTGCCCATCAGTGCCATCGGCGGGAATATCCTGCTCACGAGCGGAAGCATGACGTACGTCATTGACAAGCTCGAGAAACGCGGATGGATTGCCCGTCGCGCCTGCGGGGAAGACCGGCGTGTCACATACATCGACTTGACGCCGGAAGGACGCTCGGTCATTGAGCCCGTGTTCGACGAACATGCCGGGTTCTTGCAGGACCTGTTCACCGGGCTCAATGCGCAGGAACAGGAAACGGCAACGAGCCTGCTCCGCCGTCTCGGCCTGTATGTCAGGGACCGCGAATCGGTGGTCGCCGTCTGA
- a CDS encoding OmpA family protein — protein MSCFTARNGLLLIAVFSLTLMGCNASKALKGAGIGAGAGAIIGGAIGKASGETAKGAIIGAAVGGSAGAIIGNEMDKQARELEEELENARVERVGEGIQITFDAAILFAVDSSELSEASKANLDNLANSLQEYPNTNILIVGHTDNTGAESYNQALSERRAGSAAAYLAQQGIATTRLAISGLGETTPIADNSTTEGRRQNRRVEVAITATEEYRESLEAESGN, from the coding sequence ATGTCCTGTTTCACCGCCCGCAACGGCCTTCTGCTCATTGCCGTCTTTTCGCTCACACTCATGGGATGCAACGCCAGCAAGGCCCTCAAAGGCGCGGGCATAGGAGCCGGCGCCGGCGCCATCATTGGCGGGGCCATCGGCAAGGCCTCCGGTGAGACCGCCAAGGGTGCCATCATCGGTGCTGCCGTGGGTGGATCGGCCGGGGCCATCATCGGCAACGAGATGGACAAACAGGCCCGCGAGTTGGAAGAAGAACTGGAAAACGCGCGGGTGGAACGGGTAGGTGAAGGCATCCAGATCACGTTCGATGCCGCCATCCTGTTTGCGGTTGACTCCTCGGAACTGTCCGAAGCATCCAAGGCCAACCTGGACAACCTGGCGAACAGCCTGCAGGAGTACCCGAACACCAATATCCTGATTGTCGGTCATACGGACAATACGGGTGCCGAATCCTACAACCAGGCCCTGTCCGAGCGTCGTGCCGGATCGGCCGCGGCCTACCTTGCCCAGCAGGGCATTGCCACGACCCGGTTGGCCATTTCCGGCCTGGGTGAAACCACTCCGATTGCAGACAACTCCACAACGGAAGGCCGTCGCCAGAATCGCCGTGTCGAAGTAGCCATTACCGCTACCGAAGAATACCGCGAATCCCTGGAGGCAGAGTCGGGCAACTGA
- the udk gene encoding uridine kinase, with protein MSPSPLSRPVVIGLAGGSGSGKSTVLSQLQEAWDDEGVSVLDHDAYYRELTHLSVEDRASFNFDHPAALETELLVKHLEALLQGFSIEKPVYDFTTHSRTERTVTVRPTPVIVVEGILVLAEKDLVDRMDIKLFVDTDDDVRLIRRIRRDMEERGRSLDSILEQYERTVRPMHIEFVQPSRRMADVIIPRGGRNEIAVQMVLSRISTILAGR; from the coding sequence ATGTCCCCTTCCCCGCTTTCCCGTCCCGTGGTCATTGGCCTCGCAGGAGGTTCCGGCTCGGGAAAGAGCACCGTCCTGTCGCAATTGCAGGAAGCGTGGGACGATGAGGGCGTGAGCGTCCTGGACCACGACGCGTATTACCGGGAACTGACCCATCTCTCCGTGGAGGACCGGGCTTCCTTCAACTTCGACCACCCGGCTGCGCTGGAGACCGAACTGCTGGTCAAGCACCTCGAAGCGCTCCTGCAGGGGTTCTCCATTGAAAAACCGGTGTACGACTTCACAACGCACAGCCGGACCGAGCGCACCGTCACCGTTCGCCCGACGCCAGTCATTGTTGTGGAAGGCATCCTCGTGCTGGCCGAGAAGGATCTCGTGGACCGGATGGACATCAAGTTGTTCGTGGACACGGATGATGATGTGCGGCTCATCCGACGGATACGCCGCGACATGGAAGAGCGTGGACGCTCGCTGGACTCCATCCTGGAGCAGTACGAGCGCACGGTGCGCCCCATGCACATCGAGTTCGTGCAACCGTCGCGCCGGATGGCCGATGTCATCATTCCGCGGGGCGGCCGCAACGAGATTGCCGTGCAGATGGTGCTTTCCCGGATTTCCACGATTCTGGCGGGAAGATAG